GGGAAAGAATATGAGCAGGGTCAGAAGATAGGTCAGCCCGGTGAGGACCGCGCCGGAAAGTGGTAGCCGTTTCATGGGGTTCACGCCTCCTGTTCACTCTGACTGCCGATGACCCGCAGGAAAATCAGGACCAGGATATTAGCCAGGATCACGGCAAAGACGCCGTAGGCGCTGGCCCGGCCCACATTCCAGCGGGAGAAGGCCTCCAGAAAAATCTGATACGGCAGGTTCGTGGTGGCGATGCCGGGGCCACCCGATGTGGTCACAAAAATGACGCCGAAGACGTTGAGAATGAAAATCGTCTCCAGAAGCAGGGCGATCTCGATGAAGCGCTGCAGATGGGGGAGGATCATGTAGCGGAACATGGTCAGCCCCCCGGCTCCGTCCAGGCTGGCGGCCTCCAGAATGGATTCTGGCATGGACTGCAGCCCGGCCAACAAGATCAACATCACAAAGGGGGTCCACTGCCACGAGACGATGAGGATGATGGTTTGCATGGGGTACTGGGCAATCAGGTCGATGGCAGGCAGACCCAGCAGGCTCACCACATACGCCGACAGGCCGAAGACTGGATCGAGCAATATATTTTTCCAGAGGACTGCTGTCACCACGGGCATGATCAGGAAGGGTGAGATCAGCAGGGTGCGGACCAGCCCCCGCCCTGGGAAGGGCCGATTGAGGAGCAGGGCCAGGATCATGCCCAGTACCAGTGTAATCACCACCACCGAAAGGGTCAAGACGACTGTGTTGGCCAGTACGGTGTAGAACTCCCTGTTGCTCAGAATGCGGCT
The DNA window shown above is from Litorilinea aerophila and carries:
- a CDS encoding carbohydrate ABC transporter permease gives rise to the protein MAKQSAHEGRKWLSAPGILFLVIVTQIPFVLTLYYSLRGWNLLRPDSDVFVGLRNFSRILSNREFYTVLANTVVLTLSVVVITLVLGMILALLLNRPFPGRGLVRTLLISPFLIMPVVTAVLWKNILLDPVFGLSAYVVSLLGLPAIDLIAQYPMQTIILIVSWQWTPFVMLILLAGLQSMPESILEAASLDGAGGLTMFRYMILPHLQRFIEIALLLETIFILNVFGVIFVTTSGGPGIATTNLPYQIFLEAFSRWNVGRASAYGVFAVILANILVLIFLRVIGSQSEQEA